Within Marmota flaviventris isolate mMarFla1 chromosome 13, mMarFla1.hap1, whole genome shotgun sequence, the genomic segment tgaggcactgggttcgatcctcagcaccacataaaaataaaataaagatatgtgtccacctataactaaaaaataaatatttaaaaaaatagcatttataaaGCTTTCAGATGCCCTGGTAACATTTATATCTTCTCCATTCATCAGgggaaaagaatttctttttataaacgAGCCCAAATCCTTGTGGCAGACACATGGAGTGTGTTGGAAGGAAAAGGAGATGGCTTCTTTAAGGATATCTCCAGTATCACTATGTTTGCTGACTATAGATTACCTCAGATTCTTGTTTACCTTGGAGCCCTGAAATACTCTAATGAACTACTGAAGAAGCTTCTTAAAGGTTTGCAACTTTAGCTCATTATTTGTTATTCTATACATTGTTGTTAAATCTGTTTAGTTTCTTTCACAAAAAaactctacttaaaaaaaaaggcactattgttaaaaatatatgtgaagaAAAATGTAAGGGCAATTGAAATATAGGAAAAATGGCTCTTCTTGTTTATACTATGAAGTGTGGATATTGTTGAAAATTGTGCTATTGGAACATTACAAGAGCctaataaaataaacctaaatttatGGTACAAGGAGATATACAGTATAGGTGTAATATTTGAGGAGCATTAATTTAGCTGAAGAGGACACTGCATATTAATATAAAGGGTGGAATGAGAGATAGGTAATATTTACAGAACTTTGAGTCAGAAGGCTGTAACATCATCCCCACTGATTTATCTTTATCTTGCACAAATGACTCCCTTCTCTACTCTTGTCTATTCAACATTACtggatatttttttccccctttggagacatggtctcactaagttgccaagactggcctcaaacttgcaatcctcagtctcccaagtagctgttttgtttttgtggtgctggggattgaacccagggccttgcacattcgaggcaagtgctctatcaactgagctatatcccccatcCCCAGATATAATTTTTGATATCAAGACTGGGGACATAGCCAGACATGGTGAGTCATGTCTGAAatcttagctacttgggaggctgagacaaaaagGTGGCAACTTAGCCTGgccaacttagccagatcctgtctctgaatttaaattaaaaaaaaaaaaggggggggctgggaatgtggctcagtgattgagtgtccctgaattcaatcctcagtaccaaaaaaaaaaaaaaaagactggggctATTATTGTATATAAAATAGGTAAATTGTGTTGAAGTttgtgtaaaaattattttaaaacaaacaatacatTTCTTTGAGCCGTGCTtggtggtgcacatttgtaatcctgCTGCTTTGGGAGACTAAATAACAGAATAACAGAAATGTTCTGGAGGCCAGCAATCTAAAATTAAGGTGTTGGCATGACCTTCCTCCTTCTAAAGATTCTTAGGAATCTTCCTTGCCTCTCCCCAGCTTTTGGTGAATGACAGGGCTTCATGTATATTGTAAAACTCTGTGCAAGATTGCAGATTGGTGGCCAGAAGCCAAATATAGCCTGTAGGTGTATTTTGTTTGGCCTGAACAGTACTTTAGGCAGTTTACAATGTCTGATCCCCTTAGGCATTTGAGTTGATGAACTGTACTGTATTCTCAGTGGCAGCCAATGCCCACCCTTCAGAATTAGATATATCCTGGAGATAGGTACTGAATAGACTGGGGGTCTTACGTAAGATTGTAGCTCCATATTCAGGCAGAGCTAACTCAAGGATCCCGAATCCAAACAACAGTGATGATTTTCTATGCTCAGGTTAACAACTTTGATATCCTGCATTTTTCCTGATGCACCTATGATGTCCCCAAGACAGTATTCAGCCAGCTAAGGGAGAAAGATCCTGTTTATTGGGCCACAGAgtctttcaaaatttgaaatagtatttttttccctGGTAACCCACttttaaatcctttaaaaataataataacaataaattaataataaccacaaataattattaatttaataatctataattatttatataattaataattgttaaatgatctaataattatcaaattattaaataattaacaatttaatttattatttgtggTTACTAATAACTTAATAATATGTTACtaataaatcaataattataaataaataatcattttttattttttatttgttgatttattattatttgtggtgctggggatggaactctgggctacatgcatgctaggcaagctttctaccaactgagctatattcccaacccctaaaaaaaatcagacttgttttcatcttttctctttccttttattctttcctgttctctctttttttttttgctgtcatattttattttattgattgattgattgatagatagatagataccgggaattgaactcaggagcactcaaccactgagccatatccccagccctcttttgtatttcatttagagacagggtctcaccgagttgcttaagcacctcacttttgctgcggctggctttgaactcatgatcctcctgcctcaacctcccaagctgctgggattacaggcgtgtgccactgagcccggcttgctgtcatatttttaaatttagaattatttcatcttcaataacaaatgtttatttagggAGCAAGTATGTGCAAGGTGCTTGCTATTCTAGGTCCTGGGAATATTGAGAGAAACAAGCCATCCAGTCCTTGTGAAATATAAATTTGTAATTTTGCACTAATGTCtgagtttagaaaatattttttttctctccatttttttaacCCTTGCAGGAGAAATGCTTTCATATGGGGATAAGCAGGAGGTGGAAATCAGAGGGTGCTCCCTGTGGTGTGTTGAATTGATCCGGGATTGTCTTCTGGAACTTATTGAAAAAAAGGGTGAAAAGCCTAATGGAGAGATCAATTCCATTCTTCTGGATTTTTACTTATGGGACTATGCCCGTGACCATAGGGAAGATATGAAAGGAATTCCATTTCATCGTACACGGTGCATATATTATTGACCCTAAGCAAACTGATCCAAAGAAAActgcatttttatattatataattatttgtaCAATTTTGCTTTGATGTTAAGAGAAGGTTGTAAAGGTTATGGAGACAAGAAAATTGATTATCCCAtctcacttaaaatttttttccttatctgggcatgatggtacacacTTGTGATTCTAGCAAtgtgagaagctgaggcaagcagacccaagtttaaggccagcctcagcctcttagcaagaccctgtctcaaaataaaatttaaaaaaatttaaagggctggggtgaagctcagtggtagagtgcttctagGTTCAGTTCCTTAGtaccaaaatacataaataaatgataaataaaaacttttgcttttttttgtaccagggattgaaccaagaacacttacccactgagccacatcctcagcccttttttatatttttttcagagacgagcccttgctaagtggctgaggctggctttgaatttgagatcctcctgccttaccctccctAGCTACTGAGGTTAGaggtgtgcatcactgcgccTGGCTTTGTGCCTGCTTAGTTTTgacaatattttctctttctgtgctcATATGGTTGACAGAAATAATAGAGGAACTTAAATACTTTCTTTaaattctagattttaaaaatgtaatcatgCCTTATAGTGTGATTAATCTTTAGTAATAATATTCTCTTCATTCAATTGATGATAGCTTTTTTCAACTTGCAGtaattttttctctccttttttttttttttttttttgtactagcgattaaacccaggggtactttaccactgactatatccccaggactttttattttttattttgagacagggtcttactaatttgctgaggctggcctcacacctgtgatattcctgcctcagcctcccgaattgttgggattacaaggtATATGCCATCACACCTGACTAacacatataattataaaaggtTTACAATAAGTTATCACTTCCCTGTTGCAGAACTCAAAGTACCTACTAAGCACTTATTTCCCATTTCTGCTACCACCTTCCTTCTAAGAGATCTTGATTTTGTGAAATATCTACAGTAattctgctgagagccacggccgagtctgtatggcccctggcattttgccaacagtattgattgacaggtgaggcattactatccgcctctgccgcaacttttgagttctcgcactattttggagttctcgtggggatttcccgggattccccgagagttcccattggttggggaagtgcaggaggagggatttccgggagagatatttccggctgggggttcctggacgagccacGTGGTgttgggaggattccccgggagctgtgtgaagtgttttcctgcagttcaaaaataaagtttgttcctgcttcagtggctcgtgatttgtgcccagccagactgcggcaattggtggcccgtacAGGGAACATCTGAAGCTTCGGGgcaagtgaaattgcttgcccctaagggaaggcgagagaatgggtgaccattttaaaaaacaatgtgttcttgttttgatttgttttgtgtttgtttcaagctgcctatccctagaattttctcaggcagattgggaaaaatggttggctcaaggtttgaagttgttcgcccctgaggaagagatagaaatagaccacaaatgcacatatcaagaaaataggaaaattgatacaacgattttttgttccgtttttgtttcattctgtttcggttttgttttgtgttatcttattgggttgcgttatctttataacagattagaaattagtaaaaaacaaactgaaagagtgttaagtaaattgttagaggttcagaccatggagaaagacattttagatcaagcaaaagagaaggtctctcaagctagtcagacagaggaagaaaatttaaaggaagaaagcttagaggagaaacagctattagggaaaaagctacaacaggaggctgctactaacaccgttctatcaccagagggcgtaattcaaccaacagctcccccttggagatagctgagtggccctcaaaccccgtagttgatagatgggatcttgagacaggacctcaaagattagcatgccctgtacttgagcaggcaggagagcagcgaattcaccatgctttagatttcaaaacagtgaagcagttaaaggaggctgtaacaacctatggtcctcaagcaccgttcactgtaagcatggtcgaatccatttccaacttggacatgacgccagcagattgggctagtatgtgtaaatctgtgctaaatggaggacaatatttgttatggaaggttgccaatgaggaattttgcagggagacagctaggtgaaatgcagcagccggttaccctcaaagaaatctagatatgttgtaaggaaaaggaccttatgagggtcaatggcaacaaattgaatatgatcctgacgtatacgcacaaattgctgtagatgcagttagggcatggaaaactttacaggggcatggagatttacaaggtcaattatctaaggtaatacaaggaactaatgaaccttacgctgaatttgtagataggcttattcaagcagcttccagaatttttggggatacagaacaggcaatgctatttataaaacaactggcttatgaccaagcaaattgttgctggagagaggtcattagaccatggagacatgaagatttaagcacatatattaaattatgtagagacattaatgaacaagggcaagtcttagcagcagtacaacaggctttagatgccaggccaaaaacatgctataattgtgatcaaacaggacattttaaaaggagttgccccataggaggagggtttaacaaatgtggtgagccgttcctatagaccgtggccgccattagaagatggcgccggcttccactgtggcttgtgataaacaactccttttttggagagttggcacgtaatcccttatcaccctatgagaaagctccacgtggcagctttgcattggggcttgagatgctttattaaggctgggaggtgCATccgagaaggagaagaagaaatatcagggacctgaataaactgctgaaagaagattcctgagttgcgtcttccttgcgggcaaggggtcgcgacaagtggtgccgagacccgggaaccagaactttcagcagtcaggggtggtgcaccggttagtcccaggtaagtgggatccgcgaccaaagcggggttagtcccaggtaagtgggatccgggaccaaagcggggcagctcctctgtaaagaaagagagagcattacattttattgcagctgcactgtgtacttttgcttctactttcgcttttgttttttgtgcttcctttgttgttgtgtcatgggtgccgcatcttcaagtccgcttctcctggccctagatggcctgttacgttccaagggcctggaagtgaaacatagtactttacagagatttttacagaagatagatatcgctgcaccgtggtttgcattttcgggcagccttactgtacctagttgggataaattaggcaaagatcttgactttgcttctgagcagggcatattagagggtggggtgatacccctttggaaaatggtccgtagttgccttacagatggtaaatgccaagaagctgtgagtgagggtgaggccgttcttgaacaactacatgaggaaaaatctgaaggatcacatagtgaagtggcagagagtatcaaaagtaacagtagtgagaaggcaaaagagcctgaagataaaaataggagaaggctctacccagacttgaccgaattcagaacgcctgagaacacaagcgactcagagagttctgaggaccttgatatattgttacaacaactacataagataaaaatgaaaaagaagaaaaaggagacacaaggcgcgcatgcctactgtaagaagggggagggatctaatattggtcaacagaattctgaggaggaggaggttgaaaatttagaagaagatatgatgcctgttgccccacccccgtatgtgggggggagccaaggttctgggaggtcttttcatgcgcaagtttggaggacagttaatacagatatgggacttgcataccctgtatttcaggacaataacaggggaagatatcatgagcctttagactttaagatagttaaaaccttggcagaatccgtccgcacttatggcatagatgccgctttcactctcactcaggtggagggacttactagattttgtatgactccctcagattgggctagtctagtccgcgcttgtgtttccccagggaaatattaggagtccaaagttggctgtttaatgtttctggcattacccaagactcggagcgaggtaggaggcttaaaatttttgcaaataattcacaattatctaatgctacattaccctccgcagcagtctgtctccaatctccgttcctgtttcttttggctaatgttacattacaggggatgcttaattgttctaatgttacttgctacttgtctgagtgttggaatggctcctggactatggcagtgattatgaaaattccaacctttgtcctgatcccggttactgcagatccagaatcctttcctattgttgaattgattagaacccgtagagattttggaattacggcagctatagtgacagctgtggcagtgtctgctgctgcagcggttacggccggccggagtggccatggccagtcaagtacaaactgctgccaccattaatcaagttgttcaacaaacttccactatacttgaatcccaaaatacaattaatcaacatattttgtcagggattttagctgccaaccaaagaatagatttactccaaactcaggtagaagaattggctgacttggtgcttttgggttgtgttgaccaacgtgcacatttatgcataacctctgtcagatttaatgattccaggaatgcctcccgcatcattggcgaatatttggccagaaattggtccatggcagcggaagacatgatccagtctcaactaacccagatagctgtcttgaacagtacccatgtcgatcccgtgactttgggtcgattcaccgattggatatcttctgctttttccttcttcaaggagtgggtgggggtaggcatttttggtgcaatgtgttgcttcggtgttgtactttgtttgtggcttctctgtcgccttaaagctcgtcatgcgcaagagaaagctatgattgtacaggctcttgcggccttagaaaatggcatttctccacaaatctggcttgcacatcttaaacagtgatttctgggcatggccattgcaccccaagttagtttcacattgcactgggattggcatgtcctcttctttatgctctcccggtactgaatagcccttgcactctgcaggtcttgttaccattgcacgcagatgggtttcaggactggtctttcttctcggctacagactctttaccttcctctggggcttagggattgtgttgccaacttaaattttgtcatcattaccaggctacctgtgttatcctacttctcatcgtcgtcacgatgcaggatgcgaggcaaggcactgcacttgagtgatccctcaacggacctcaaggaaagcatgtcctattgcatgcgggtttgacgtccacgccccgccctacgaaaaaaggcgtcggctgatatgggatcaggtctggggaaggcgcctccttaggactgaaccatacattgcagccacttctgcacagtgggataggacctctactttcacctgcattgttttataaaacagaagggggaactgtggtgagccgttcctatagaccgtggccgccattagaagatggcgccggcttccactgtggcctgtgataaacaactccttttttggagagttggcacgtaatcccttatcaccctatgagaaagctccacgcggcagctttgcattggggcttgagatgctttattaaggctgggaggggcatccgagaaggagaagaagaaatatcagggacctgaataaactgctgaaagaagattcctgagttgcgtcttccttgcgggcaaggggtcgcgacaaacaaagctaggtatcaaaggaatagaataccgggtatttgcccacgatgccgtagagggaaacattgggctaatgaatgccgttctcaaaccaccatagagggtattccgttatcaaaaaacagacaaggaccaagtgtttacccacgatatcgtggagaaaggcatcgggctccattgccaaaaaacggacaggggggcccaatgctccggggcccaagaccacaaatgtacagggcactggaggaacccagcaacaccatcagggtagtgcccaggacacattatccatcagatctctcatcagacgaactagagggagcgcaaggttggacatctgcgcctccgccagagcagtactaactccagagatgggagttcaaatcattcccacaggagtaaaaggacctcttccccaaggaacagtaggcttattgttaggacgcagttcttctacgctaaaaggacttatgataagtcccagggtaattgatcccgattatgaaggtgaaataaaaattatagccagttctccaaagggtatatcagtaatttcaccaggagatagaatagcacagttattaataatacccagcctacatgataaattttccagtagtactatagaaagaggttccaggggattaggctccacaggtgtagattgggctatgctttctttaaatttagattcttgccccatgctaaaactaaatattcaaggacatgaatttaatgggctactggatacaggtgcagaccttagcatcatctctcgtcaagaatggccaaaacattggccattacaacaagccactcaaacgcttcgaggcctaggagtggcgactaatccccatagaagtgcaatggtattagattggaaggatcctgaaggatgtgaaggaactatacagccatatgtattggatcatcttcctataaatttatggggacgagatgtcctagatcaattaggtttgacattaacaaataacatcaatccaaatgcgcccactattagggctagacaaggtttcaggaaagaaaaaagattaggagaacaagacatagcagcaccaattcaaatagatcaaggaataaatagatatggactgggttttcagaaggggtcactgaggcaataaaaattacttggaaatcagatagaccagtatgggttcctcagtggcccctgactaaagaaaagatacaaccagcccatgacctggtcaaacaacaattagcggagggacatatacaaccttccatatctccttacaatactcccatttttgtcattaaaaagaaatctggtaaatggagattattgcaagatttaagagccattaataatgagatggttattatgggacctgctcaatcagggattccccaattgtctgctttgccaaaaacctggtacgttttagctatagaattaaagattgtttttattcaattccaattcatcctgaggatagtccacattttgcatttactatccctgcactgaatcatgaaggtcctgatcagagatatgaatggaaagtactccctcaagggatggctaacagcacaactatgtgtcaaatttatgttaacaaagcaatccagtcacttagaaatcaaaatcctaaactacaaatatttcactatatggatgatgtattgttagcacacaaagataaaaacacattgctagaatgttatgccacacttacaaatttattaaaaaattataatctagagatagcaatagataaagtacaattaaattttccaattaattatttaggagttctattatcctcaaccatggtccatccaccaaaaattcaaatacgagtagatcaactcaaatcacttaatgactttcaaaagttattaggagacataaattggataaggccttatctaggcataccaacaggagagttgggacctttatttgatatcctaaaaggtccatcagatccaaattcaccccgcatgttaacgcctgaagcaagaaaggcattaaaaattattgaaacatatatggaaaatatgcatttggatagaattgatataactttgcctttattattttttgtaataccaacaaaaaatattcctacaggagtattttggcaagaaggtccattattgtggatacatttatcttattc encodes:
- the Qng1 gene encoding queuosine 5'-phosphate N-glycosylase/hydrolase isoform X2, which translates into the protein MAEPHVRGWATPCRRATYPSRRFPHLQNRKRGLGARPSERIPITSASYYATVTLDQVQHIFRSDTDVSMPLIEERHRILNETGKILLEKFGGSFINCIRKSEKSAQKLMHLVVENFPSYRDVTQFEGKRISFYKRAQILVADTWSVLEGKGDGFFKDISSITMFADYRLPQILVYLGALKYSNELLKKLLKGEMLSYGDKQEVEIRGCSLWCVELIRDCLLELIEKKGEKPNGEINSILLDFYLWDYARDHREDMKGIPFHRTRCIYY